The following proteins are encoded in a genomic region of Burkholderia gladioli:
- a CDS encoding LysE/ArgO family amino acid transporter: protein MNWIAFTHGAALCASLIITIGAQNAFLLRQGIMRSHVGKIVLLCAASDMLLIAAGVGGASVLVERYPTFIHVVLYLGLAYLAWFGLSALRRALKPGHATLDVSGSAAPPPQGAWPVVLSTLALTWLNPHVYLDTFLLIGTAGAREPDGTRAAFAIGAMLVSVLWFVGVGYGARLLAPWFRKALAWRLLDGAVGSMILCLAAVQLR, encoded by the coding sequence ATGAACTGGATTGCCTTCACCCACGGCGCCGCGCTCTGCGCCTCGCTGATCATCACCATCGGCGCGCAGAACGCCTTCCTGCTGCGCCAGGGCATCATGCGCTCGCACGTCGGCAAGATCGTGCTGCTGTGCGCCGCCTCCGACATGCTGCTGATCGCGGCCGGCGTCGGCGGCGCCTCGGTCCTGGTCGAGCGCTACCCGACCTTCATCCACGTCGTGCTCTATCTCGGCCTCGCCTACCTGGCCTGGTTCGGCCTGAGCGCGCTGCGCCGCGCGCTGAAGCCGGGCCACGCGACGCTCGACGTGAGCGGCAGCGCCGCGCCGCCCCCGCAGGGCGCCTGGCCGGTGGTGCTCTCCACGCTCGCGCTGACCTGGCTCAACCCGCATGTCTATCTCGACACCTTCCTGCTGATCGGCACGGCCGGCGCCCGCGAGCCGGACGGCACGCGCGCCGCCTTCGCGATCGGCGCGATGCTGGTCAGCGTGCTGTGGTTCGTCGGGGTGGGATATGGCGCGCGCCTGCTCGCGCCCTGGTTCAGGAAGGCGCTCGCCTGGCGCCTGCTCGACGGCGCGGTGGGCAGCATGATCCTGTGCCTGGCGGCCGTGCAGTTGCGCTGA
- a CDS encoding LysR family transcriptional regulator ArgP, with protein MLDYALLEALAAVIRHGSFERAARDLNVSPSAVSQRVKLLEERVGSVLVKRGQPCVATTSGALLCRHTERVQLLEAELSGRVPHLPGSVGAWPTLRVAVNDDSVATWFIDAVGPFCAESNTLLDLVIDDQDYTAERIRDGSVQGAITAQAEPIQGCRSTRLGRIRYHAVCSPDFHARYFSDGLTREALRRAPCVMFSPKDSLQMRFIRRAVRTDLDPPKHWIPHVAGYLRACETGLGWGMCPDRMIERQVAAGEMIDLSEGRSIDIELYWQSWRLSIDWLDEFSRALKTQAARWLD; from the coding sequence ATGCTCGACTACGCCCTGCTGGAGGCGCTGGCCGCGGTGATCCGGCACGGATCCTTCGAACGCGCGGCCAGGGACCTGAACGTCTCGCCCTCGGCCGTCTCGCAGCGCGTCAAGCTGCTGGAAGAGCGCGTCGGCAGCGTGCTGGTCAAGCGCGGGCAGCCCTGCGTGGCGACCACCTCGGGCGCGCTGCTGTGCCGGCATACCGAGCGCGTGCAGTTGCTGGAGGCCGAGCTTTCCGGGCGCGTGCCGCACCTGCCGGGCAGCGTCGGCGCCTGGCCGACCTTGCGCGTGGCCGTCAACGACGACAGCGTCGCCACCTGGTTCATCGACGCGGTCGGCCCGTTCTGCGCCGAGAGCAACACCTTGCTCGACCTCGTGATCGACGACCAGGACTACACGGCCGAGCGGATTCGCGACGGCAGCGTGCAGGGCGCGATCACGGCGCAGGCCGAGCCGATCCAGGGCTGCCGCTCCACGCGCCTGGGCCGGATCCGCTATCACGCGGTGTGCTCGCCCGATTTCCATGCACGCTATTTTTCCGACGGGCTCACGCGCGAGGCCCTGCGTCGCGCGCCCTGCGTGATGTTCAGCCCCAAGGACAGCCTGCAGATGCGCTTCATCCGGCGCGCCGTGCGCACCGATCTCGATCCGCCCAAGCACTGGATTCCGCACGTGGCCGGTTATCTGCGTGCCTGCGAGACGGGGCTCGGCTGGGGCATGTGTCCGGACCGGATGATCGAGCGGCAGGTGGCGGCCGGCGAGATGATCGACCTCTCGGAAGGGCGCAGCATCGATATCGAGCTCTACTGGCAGAGCTGGCGGCTCTCGATCGACTGGCTCGACGAGTTCAGCCGCGCGCTGAAGACGCAGGCGGCGCGCTGGCTCGATTGA
- the fnr gene encoding fumarate/nitrate reduction transcriptional regulator Fnr, translated as MLTPTPLSPVRSRPSPSWSPHQAAHCSTCSMRHLCVPQGLSNDAVERLETVICLARPVRRGDALFREGDGFDSLYAVRSGALKSVATRHDGREQVAGLHLAGEPLGLDGIADNQHPRTAVALEDSTVCVIPYAPLRSLCSETSTLQARVLKLMSEQLVRETTQSILLGSLNADERVAAFLLDVSRRYLARGYSSTEFNLRMTREEIGSYLGITLETVSRTLSKFQRNGLLSMQGRIVHILDFEGLQAI; from the coding sequence ATGCTGACCCCTACCCCGCTGTCCCCCGTCCGCTCCCGTCCCTCCCCCTCCTGGTCCCCTCACCAGGCCGCGCACTGCTCGACCTGCTCGATGCGCCATCTCTGCGTGCCGCAAGGCCTGAGCAACGATGCCGTCGAACGGCTCGAGACGGTCATCTGCCTGGCACGCCCGGTCCGTCGCGGCGATGCGCTGTTCCGCGAGGGCGACGGCTTCGACAGTCTCTACGCCGTGCGCTCGGGCGCGCTGAAGTCGGTCGCCACGCGTCACGACGGCCGCGAGCAGGTGGCCGGCCTCCATCTCGCCGGCGAGCCGCTCGGCCTCGACGGCATCGCCGACAACCAGCACCCGCGCACCGCCGTCGCGCTCGAGGACAGCACCGTCTGCGTGATCCCCTATGCCCCGCTGCGCTCGCTCTGCTCCGAAACCAGCACGCTGCAGGCGCGCGTGCTCAAGCTGATGAGCGAGCAACTGGTGCGCGAAACCACGCAGTCGATCCTGCTCGGCTCCCTGAACGCCGACGAACGCGTGGCCGCGTTCCTGCTCGACGTGTCGCGGCGCTACCTCGCGCGCGGTTATTCGTCCACCGAGTTCAACCTGCGCATGACGCGCGAGGAAATCGGCAGCTACCTCGGCATCACGCTCGAAACCGTCAGCCGCACGCTGTCGAAGTTCCAGCGCAACGGCCTGCTGTCGATGCAGGGCCGCATCGTGCATATCCTCGATTTCGAAGGCCTGCAGGCGATCTGA
- a CDS encoding universal stress protein: MYQRIFVAVDGSETSRHAFDSALALARSERATLRAFYAVENATLYYNVPGYDPSVLRAQLIEQGGDLTREFAQRMQDAGVKGDVLTGEATTLADVSSLILEAAKEYQADLLVLGTHGRRGFKRLVLGSIAEQCLRQASLPVLLIPSAASHPPAAAAEPDNSET, from the coding sequence ATGTACCAGCGCATCTTCGTCGCAGTCGACGGCAGTGAAACCTCGCGTCATGCATTCGACTCCGCCCTCGCGCTCGCGCGCTCCGAACGCGCCACGCTGCGCGCGTTCTACGCGGTCGAGAACGCGACCCTCTACTACAACGTGCCCGGCTACGATCCCTCGGTGCTGCGCGCGCAACTGATCGAGCAGGGCGGCGACCTGACCCGCGAATTCGCGCAGCGCATGCAGGACGCCGGCGTGAAGGGCGACGTGCTGACCGGCGAGGCCACCACGCTGGCCGACGTCTCCTCGCTGATCCTCGAGGCCGCCAAGGAGTACCAGGCCGACCTGCTGGTGCTCGGCACGCACGGGCGCCGCGGCTTCAAGCGCCTGGTGCTCGGCAGCATCGCCGAGCAATGCCTGCGGCAGGCCTCGCTGCCGGTGCTGCTGATCCCCTCGGCCGCCTCGCATCCGCCGGCGGCCGCCGCCGAACCGGACAATTCGGAAACCTGA
- the epsC gene encoding serine O-acetyltransferase EpsC, translating to MSKSSSSSLARSWGLEQIVAELRESRETLHRTRHPRGIRELPSRDAICKIVTGLRASLFPTHYGAPDLTDESVDFYVGHTLESTLRVLHEQVRRALPFLPEYADAEPGPLDERAFEIARTFGEQLPAIRALLVSDIQAAYAGDPAAQHITEILLCYPGVLAMMHHRLAHALHKLGVPLLARFINEIAHSATGIDIHPGATIGPSFFIDHGTGVVIGETAIIGERVRVYQAVTLGAKSFPADGDGTLVKGNARHPIVEDDVVIYAGATILGRVTIGRGSVIGGNVWLTHSVPPGSSVAQGKVREGERGAGENGEAQA from the coding sequence ATGTCGAAATCGTCCTCTTCGTCCCTCGCCCGCAGCTGGGGTCTTGAACAGATCGTCGCCGAACTGCGCGAGTCGCGCGAAACGCTGCATCGCACGCGGCACCCGCGCGGCATTCGCGAACTGCCCTCGCGCGATGCGATCTGCAAGATTGTGACCGGCCTGCGTGCATCGCTGTTTCCGACGCATTACGGCGCGCCCGACCTGACCGACGAGAGCGTCGATTTCTACGTCGGCCACACGCTGGAGAGCACCCTGCGCGTGCTGCACGAGCAGGTGCGCCGCGCGCTGCCGTTCCTGCCCGAGTACGCCGATGCGGAGCCGGGCCCGCTCGACGAACGCGCGTTCGAGATCGCGCGCACCTTCGGCGAGCAGTTGCCGGCGATCCGCGCGCTGCTGGTCAGCGACATCCAGGCCGCCTACGCGGGCGACCCCGCCGCGCAGCACATCACCGAGATCCTGCTCTGCTACCCCGGCGTGCTGGCGATGATGCACCACCGCCTCGCGCATGCGCTGCACAAGCTCGGCGTGCCGCTGCTGGCGCGCTTCATCAACGAGATCGCGCATTCGGCCACCGGCATCGACATCCACCCCGGCGCGACCATCGGGCCGAGCTTCTTCATCGACCACGGCACCGGCGTGGTGATCGGCGAGACCGCCATCATCGGCGAGCGCGTGCGCGTCTACCAGGCCGTCACGCTCGGCGCGAAGAGCTTCCCCGCCGACGGCGACGGCACGCTGGTGAAGGGCAACGCGCGCCACCCGATCGTCGAGGACGACGTGGTGATCTATGCCGGCGCGACCATCCTCGGGCGCGTCACGATCGGGCGCGGCTCGGTGATCGGCGGCAACGTCTGGCTCACGCACAGCGTGCCGCCGGGCAGCAGCGTGGCGCAGGGCAAGGTACGCGAGGGCGAGCGCGGCGCCGGCGAGAACGGCGAGGCGCAAGCCTAG
- a CDS encoding SDR family oxidoreductase: protein MPHDTDLREAPVVLVTGAARRAGRAFARHFGARGYRVAVHYDRSAEAAAEAVGEIGTDGGEAIALQADLADAAACDALIAAVHARFGRLDVLVNNASVFWQDHFPGFDLAAFDSAWTVNCRAPILLARAFYERAKAAGRQGVVINVIDQKIKENFHRDHFSYTVAKAALGNLTQMLAMSAAPVLRVNAVFPGLMLPSDDQTEADFAHASRASTPLARIAGPEDVANAILLLTGSAYNGVDFVVDAGQNLIRVDQDVLYKHRSPARGS from the coding sequence ATGCCGCACGACACCGATCTGCGCGAGGCGCCCGTGGTGCTGGTGACGGGCGCCGCGCGTCGCGCGGGCCGCGCCTTCGCCAGGCACTTCGGCGCGCGCGGCTATCGCGTCGCGGTCCACTACGACCGCTCGGCCGAGGCGGCCGCCGAGGCCGTCGGCGAGATCGGCACGGACGGCGGCGAGGCCATCGCGCTGCAGGCCGACCTGGCCGACGCCGCGGCCTGCGATGCGCTGATCGCGGCTGTCCATGCCCGCTTCGGGCGGCTCGACGTGCTGGTCAACAACGCCTCGGTGTTCTGGCAGGACCACTTCCCCGGCTTCGACCTGGCCGCCTTCGACAGCGCCTGGACAGTCAACTGCCGCGCGCCGATCCTGCTCGCCCGGGCCTTCTACGAGCGTGCCAAGGCCGCCGGCCGGCAGGGCGTGGTGATCAACGTGATCGACCAGAAGATCAAGGAAAACTTCCATCGCGACCACTTCAGCTACACGGTCGCGAAGGCCGCGCTCGGCAACCTGACCCAGATGCTGGCGATGTCGGCCGCGCCGGTGCTGCGCGTCAACGCGGTGTTCCCGGGATTGATGCTGCCCAGCGACGACCAGACCGAGGCCGATTTCGCGCATGCGAGCCGAGCCTCCACGCCGCTGGCGCGCATCGCGGGGCCCGAGGATGTCGCCAACGCGATCCTGCTGCTGACGGGCAGCGCCTACAACGGCGTGGATTTCGTGGTGGATGCGGGACAGAACCTGATTCGCGTCGACCAGGACGTGCTCTACAAGCATCGCTCGCCGGCGCGCGGCAGCTGA
- the folE gene encoding GTP cyclohydrolase I FolE → MSKRKTAGKAAAEPVAGKTTQIVERPSRAEAEDAVRVLLRWAGDDPAREGLLDTPARVARAYEEFFKGYQLEPKDILARTFSEVEGYDEMIVLKDIRFESYCEHHMVPIIGRAHVAYLPNHRVVGISKLARLVDAFAKRLQIQEKMTVQIADTLFEVLQPKGVGVILEAAHQCISTRGIHKPGVEMVTSRMLGTFRTDPSTRREFLSIVSNPSSVNLTNT, encoded by the coding sequence ATGTCCAAACGCAAGACCGCCGGCAAGGCGGCAGCCGAGCCCGTGGCCGGCAAGACCACTCAGATCGTCGAGCGCCCGAGCCGCGCCGAAGCCGAGGACGCCGTGCGCGTCCTGCTGCGCTGGGCCGGCGACGATCCCGCCCGCGAGGGCCTGCTCGACACGCCCGCGCGCGTGGCGCGCGCCTACGAGGAATTCTTCAAGGGCTACCAGCTCGAGCCGAAGGACATCCTCGCGCGCACCTTCAGCGAGGTGGAAGGCTACGACGAGATGATCGTGCTGAAGGACATCCGCTTCGAGAGCTATTGCGAGCACCACATGGTGCCGATCATCGGGCGCGCGCACGTGGCCTACCTGCCGAACCACCGCGTGGTCGGCATCTCGAAGCTGGCGCGGCTGGTGGACGCTTTCGCCAAGCGTCTGCAGATCCAGGAAAAGATGACGGTGCAGATCGCCGACACGCTGTTCGAGGTGCTGCAGCCCAAGGGCGTGGGCGTGATCCTCGAAGCCGCCCACCAGTGCATCTCCACGCGCGGCATCCACAAGCCCGGCGTCGAGATGGTCACCTCGCGCATGCTCGGCACCTTCCGCACCGATCCGTCCACGCGTCGCGAATTCCTCTCGATCGTGTCGAATCCGTCCTCGGTCAACCTGACGAACACGTGA
- a CDS encoding LysR family transcriptional regulator encodes MSELDLNLIPYLVALDETRNVSRAGDLLGVSQPRVSAALGRLREHFGDPLFVRTSRGMEPTPRALALVPAARDALAQIRRGLVAPHDFDPATDTSTFSIALSDVGEIVFLPRLLQELARRAPRANLRSVSLPHAEIERGLEAGSVDLAVGYFPDLGGSNFFQQRLFTHRFICLMRRGHPLAGKPLTLEQFLACGHAVVRAEGRSQEILEQHLAKARLQRRAVLETPHFMSLPFILGRTDLIATVPHAIGYAYVAEHASITLVEPPLPLPRFDLRQHWHRKYHNDPRTAWLRGMVADLFNDALDEWPK; translated from the coding sequence ATGTCCGAACTCGACCTGAACCTGATTCCCTACCTGGTAGCGCTCGACGAGACGCGCAACGTGAGCCGCGCCGGCGACCTGCTCGGCGTCAGCCAGCCGCGCGTGAGCGCGGCGCTGGGCCGGCTGCGCGAGCATTTCGGCGATCCCTTGTTCGTGCGCACCTCGCGCGGCATGGAGCCGACGCCGCGCGCGCTGGCCCTGGTGCCGGCCGCGCGCGACGCGCTCGCGCAGATCCGCCGCGGGCTGGTCGCGCCGCACGATTTCGATCCGGCGACCGATACCAGCACCTTTTCGATCGCGTTGTCCGACGTCGGCGAGATCGTGTTCCTGCCCAGGCTGCTGCAGGAGCTGGCGCGGCGCGCGCCGCGCGCGAACCTGCGTTCGGTGTCGCTGCCGCACGCGGAGATCGAGCGCGGGCTGGAGGCGGGGAGCGTCGACCTGGCGGTCGGCTATTTCCCCGACCTGGGCGGCAGCAACTTCTTCCAGCAGCGTCTGTTCACGCATCGCTTCATCTGCCTGATGCGACGCGGCCATCCGCTGGCCGGCAAGCCGCTCACGCTGGAGCAGTTCCTCGCCTGCGGCCACGCCGTGGTGCGCGCCGAGGGGCGCAGCCAGGAGATCCTCGAGCAGCACCTGGCGAAGGCGCGGCTGCAGCGGCGCGCGGTGCTGGAGACGCCGCACTTCATGAGCCTGCCCTTCATCCTGGGCCGCACCGACCTGATCGCCACCGTGCCGCACGCGATCGGTTATGCCTACGTGGCCGAGCACGCCTCGATCACCCTGGTCGAGCCGCCCTTGCCGCTGCCGCGCTTCGACCTGCGCCAGCACTGGCATCGCAAGTACCACAACGATCCGCGCACGGCCTGGCTGCGCGGCATGGTGGCCGACCTGTTCAACGACGCGCTGGACGAATGGCCGAAATGA
- a CDS encoding 4-hydroxybenzoate 3-monooxygenase — translation MRTQVAIVGAGPAGLLLSHLLRLQGIDAVLVEARSREYCENRIRAGVLEQGTVDTLNEAGLGERMRSQGLVHHGIELLFSGERHRIDLSALTGGRAITVYSQHEVVRDLIAAGIEQGHAMHFEVSEVALHEVTGERPAVTFRRQDGVAERIDCDFIAGCDGFHGIARQTIPEALQRCYERVYPFAWLGILADAAPSLDELVYAHHERGFALFSMRSPSVTRLYLQCRPDEDLAQWSDARIWDELHTRFSNGSGWTPTEGAITQKSVTPMRSFVCETMRHGRLLLAGDAAHIVPPTGAKGMNLAVADVRTLSRALAAHYRGDAAPLDAYSSTCLERVWRAEHFSYFMTNMLHASPEDTPFVDRLKLAELKYVTRSPAAARALAENYVGLPFDDAAASASPRLDKAASEIL, via the coding sequence ATGCGTACCCAGGTCGCGATTGTCGGCGCCGGCCCCGCCGGGCTGCTGCTTTCCCATCTTCTTCGCCTGCAGGGCATCGACGCGGTGCTGGTCGAGGCGCGCTCGCGCGAGTATTGCGAGAACCGGATCCGCGCCGGCGTGCTGGAGCAGGGTACCGTCGACACGCTCAACGAAGCCGGGCTCGGCGAGCGCATGCGCAGCCAGGGGCTGGTGCATCACGGCATCGAGCTGCTGTTCTCGGGCGAGCGGCATCGCATCGACCTGTCGGCGCTGACGGGCGGCCGCGCGATCACCGTCTACAGCCAGCACGAGGTGGTGCGCGACCTGATCGCCGCCGGCATCGAGCAGGGCCACGCGATGCATTTCGAGGTGAGCGAGGTGGCGCTGCACGAGGTGACCGGCGAACGGCCGGCCGTAACCTTCCGGCGCCAGGACGGCGTGGCCGAGCGCATCGATTGCGACTTCATCGCCGGCTGCGACGGCTTCCACGGCATCGCGCGGCAGACCATTCCCGAGGCGCTGCAGCGCTGCTACGAGCGCGTTTATCCCTTTGCCTGGCTCGGCATCCTGGCCGACGCGGCGCCCTCGCTCGACGAGCTCGTCTATGCCCACCACGAGCGCGGTTTCGCGCTGTTCTCGATGCGCTCGCCCAGCGTCACGCGGCTCTACCTGCAATGCCGCCCCGACGAGGATCTCGCGCAATGGTCCGACGCGCGGATCTGGGACGAACTGCACACGCGCTTCTCGAACGGCAGCGGCTGGACGCCCACCGAAGGCGCGATCACGCAGAAGAGCGTCACGCCGATGCGCAGCTTCGTGTGCGAGACCATGCGCCATGGCCGGCTGCTGCTGGCCGGCGACGCCGCCCACATCGTGCCGCCGACCGGCGCCAAGGGCATGAACCTGGCGGTGGCCGACGTGCGGACGCTGTCGCGGGCGCTGGCCGCCCACTATCGCGGCGACGCCGCGCCGCTCGACGCCTATTCGTCGACCTGCCTGGAACGCGTCTGGCGCGCCGAGCACTTCTCCTACTTCATGACCAACATGCTGCATGCCTCGCCCGAGGACACGCCCTTCGTCGATCGCCTCAAGCTGGCCGAGCTGAAGTACGTGACGCGCTCGCCCGCGGCGGCGCGCGCGCTGGCCGAGAACTACGTCGGCCTGCCCTTCGACGACGCGGCCGCCTCCGCATCACCCCGCCTTGACAAGGCCGCGAGCGAGATTCTATGA
- a CDS encoding 3-oxoacid CoA-transferase subunit A: MVNKIFDSLQSAVADIHDGATVMIGGFGTAGMPSELIDALIAHGARDLTIVNNNAGNGETGLAALLKAKRVRKIICSFPRQADSQVFDALYRAGEIELELVPQGNLAERIRAAGAGIGGFFTRTGYGTRLAEGKETREIDGKQYVLETPIHADFALIKAFKGDRWGNLVYRKTARNFGPVMASAAKTTIVQVSQVVDLGGLDPEHIVTPGIFVQRVVEVPQAVHAAELGAQAA, encoded by the coding sequence ATGGTCAACAAGATTTTCGATTCCCTGCAGTCGGCGGTGGCCGACATCCACGACGGCGCGACGGTCATGATCGGCGGCTTCGGCACGGCCGGCATGCCGTCCGAGCTGATCGACGCGCTCATCGCGCACGGCGCGCGCGATCTGACGATCGTCAACAACAATGCCGGCAACGGCGAGACGGGCCTGGCGGCGCTGCTGAAGGCCAAGCGCGTACGCAAGATCATCTGCTCGTTCCCGCGCCAGGCCGATTCGCAGGTGTTCGACGCGCTCTACCGCGCCGGCGAGATCGAGCTGGAGCTGGTGCCGCAGGGCAACCTGGCCGAGCGGATCCGCGCGGCGGGCGCTGGCATCGGCGGTTTCTTCACGCGCACCGGCTACGGCACGCGGCTGGCCGAGGGCAAGGAGACGCGCGAGATCGACGGCAAGCAGTATGTGCTCGAGACGCCGATCCACGCCGATTTCGCGCTGATCAAGGCCTTCAAGGGCGATCGCTGGGGCAACCTGGTGTATCGCAAGACGGCGCGCAACTTCGGGCCGGTGATGGCCAGCGCCGCGAAGACCACCATCGTGCAGGTCTCGCAGGTGGTCGACCTGGGCGGGCTCGATCCCGAACACATCGTGACGCCGGGCATCTTCGTGCAACGCGTCGTCGAAGTGCCGCAAGCCGTGCATGCGGCCGAACTCGGCGCGCAAGCCGCCTGA